A single genomic interval of Homo sapiens chromosome 7, GRCh38.p14 Primary Assembly harbors:
- the ANLN gene encoding anillin isoform X6 yields the protein MDPFTEKLLERTRARRENLQRKMAERPTAAPRSMTHAKRARQPLSEASNQQPLSGGEEKSCTKPSPSKKRCSDNTEVEVSNLENKQPVESTSAKSCSPSPVSPQVQPQAADTISDSVAVPASLLGMRRGLNSRLEATAASSVKTRMQKLAEQRRRWDNDDMTDDIPESSLFSPMPSEEKAASPPRPLLSNASATPVGRRGRLANLAATICSWEDDVNHSFAKQNSVQEQPGTACLSKFSSASGASARINSSSVKQEATFCSQRDGDASLNKALSSSADDASLVNASISSSVKATSPVKSTTSITDAKSCEGQNPELLPKTPISPLKTGVSKPIVKSTLSQTVPSKGELSREICLQSQSKDKSTTPGGTGIKPFLERFGERCQEHSKESPARSTPHRTPIITPNTKAIQERLFKQDTSSSTTHLAQQLKQERQKELACLRGRFDKGNIWSAEKGGNSKSKQLETKQETHCQSTPLKKHQGVSKTQSLPVTEKVTENQIPAKNSSTEPKEVIREIEMSVDDDDINSSKVINDLFSDVLEEGELDMEKSQEEMDQALAESSEEQEDALNISSMSLLAPLAQTVGVSLVSTPRLELKDTSRSDESPKPGKFQRTRVPRAESGDSLGSEDRDLLYSIDAYRSQRFKETERPSIKQVIVRKEDVTSKLDEKNNAFPCQVNIKQKMQELNNEINMQQTVIYQASQALNCCVDEEHGKGSLEEAEAERLLLIATGKRTLLIDELNKLKNEGPQRKNKASPQSEFMPSKGSVTLSEIRLPLKADFVCSTVQKPDAANYYYLIILKAGAENMVATPLASTSNSLNGDALTFTTTFTLQDVSNDFEINIEVYSLVQKKDPSGLDKKKKTSKSKAITPKRLLTSITTKSNIHSSVMASPGGLSAVRTSNFALVGSYTLSLSSVGNTKFVLDKVPFLSSLEGHIYLKIKCQVNSSVEERGFLTIFEDVSGFGAWHRRWCVLSGNCISYWTYPDDEKRKNPIGRINLANCTSRQIEPANREFCARRNTFELITVRPQREDDRETLVSQCRDTLCVTKNWLSADTKEERDLWMQKLNQVLVDIRLWQPDACYKPIGKP from the exons aaaCTGCTGGAGCGAACCCGTGCCAGGCGAGAGAATCTTCAGAGAAAAATGGCTGAGAGGCCCACAGCAGCTCCAAGGTCTATGACTCATGCTAAGCGAGCTAGACAGCCACTTTCAGAAGCAAGTAACCAGCAGCCCCTCTCTGGTGGTGAAG AGAAATCTTGTACAAAACCATCGCCATCAAAAAAACGCTGTTCTGACAACACTGAAGTAGAAGTTTCTAACTTGGAAAATAAACAACCAGTTGAGTCGACATCTGCAAAATCTTGTTCTCCAAGTCCTGTGTCTCCTCAGGTGCAGCCACAAGCAGCAGATACCATCAGTGATTCTGTTGCTGTCCCGGCATCACTGCTGGGCATGAGGAGAGGGCTGAACTCAAGATTGGAAGCAACTGCAGCCTCCTCAGTTAAAACACGTATGCAAAAACTTGCAGAGCAACGGCGCCGTTGGGATAATGATGATATGACAG atgACATTCCTGAAAGCTCACTCTTCTCACCAATGCCATCAGAGGAAAAGGCTGCTTCCCCTCCCAGACCTCTGCTTTCAAATGCCTCGGCAACTCCAGTTGGCAGAAGGGGCCGTCTGGCCAATCTTGCTGCAACTATTTGCTCCTGGGAAGATGATGTAAATCACtcatttgcaaaacaaaacagtgtaCAAGAACAGCCTGGTACCGCTTGTTTATCCAAATTTTCCTCTGCAAGTGGAGCATCTGCTAGGATCAATAGCAGCAGTGTTAAGCAGGAAGCTACATTCTGTTCCCAAAGGGATGGCGATGCCTCTTTGAATAAAGCCCTATCCTCAAGTGCTGATGATGCGTCTTTGGTTAATGCCTCAATTTCCAGCTCTGTG AAAGCTACTTCTCCAGTGAAATCTACTACATCTATCACTGATGCTAAAAGTTGTGAGGGACAAAATCCTGAGCTACTTCCAAAAACTCCTATTAGTCCTCTGAAAACGGGGGTATCGAAACCAATTGTGAAGTCAACTTTATCCCAGACAGTTCCATCCAAGGGAGAATTAAGTAGAGAAATTTGTCTGCAATCTCAATCTAAAGACAAATCTACGACACCAG GAGGAACAGGAATTAAGCCTTTCCTGGAACGCTTTGGAGAGCGTTGTCAAGAACATAGCAAAGAAAGTCCAGCTCGTAGCACACCCCACAGAACCCCCATTATTACTCCAAATACAAAGGCCATCCAAGAAAGATTATTCAAGCAAGACACATCTTCATCTACTACCCATTTAGCACAACAGCTCAAGCAG GAACGTCAAAAAGAACTAGCATGTCTTCGTGGCCGATTTGACAAGGGCAATATATGGAGTGCAGAAAAAGGCGGaaactcaaaaagcaaacaactagAAACCAAACAG GAAACTCACTGTCAGAGCACTCCCCTCAAAAAACACCAAGGTGTTTCAAAAACTCAGTCACTTCCAGTAACAGAAAAGGTGACCGAAAACCAGATACCAGCCAAAAATTCTAGTACAGAACCTAAAG aagtgATACGTGAAATTGAGATGAGTGTGGATGATGATGATATCAATAGTTCGAAAGTAATTAATGACCTCTTCAGTGATGTCCTAGAGGAAGGTGAACTAGATATGGAGAAGAGCCAAGAGGAGATGGATCAAGCATTAGCAGAAAGCAGCGAAGAACAGGAAGATGCACTGAATATCTCCTCAATGTCTTTACTTGCACCATTGGCACAAACAGTTGGTGTG AGTTTAGTGTCCACACCTAGACTGGAATTGAAAGACACCAGCAGAAGTGATGAAAGTCCAAAACCAGGAAAATTCCAAAGAACTCGTGTCCCTCGAGCTGAATCTGGTGATAGCCTTGGTTCTGAAGATCGTGATCTTCTTTACAG CATTGATGCATATAGATCTCAAAGATTCAAAGAAACAGAACGTCCATCAATAAAGCAGGTGATTGTTCGGAAGGAAGATGTTACTTCAAAACtggatgaaaaaaataatgccTTTCCTTGTCAAGTTAATATCAAACAGAAAATGCAG GAACTCAATAACGAAATAAATATGCAACAGACAGTGATCTATCAAGCTAGCCAGGCTCTTAACTGCTGTGTTGATGAAGAACATGGAAAAGGGTCCCTAGAAGAAGCTGAAGCAGAAAGACTTCTTCTAATTGCAA CTGGGAAGAGAACACTTTTGATTGATGAATTGAATAAATTGAAGAACGAAGGACCTCAGAGGAAGAATAAGGCTAGTCCCCAAAGTGAATTTATGCCATCCAAAGGATCAGTTACTTTGTCAGAAATCCGCTTGCCTCTAAAAGCAGATTTTGTCTGCAGTACGGTTCAgaaaccag ATGCAGCAAATTACTATTACTTAATTATACTAAAAGCAGGAGCTGAAAATATGGTAGCCACACCATTAGCAAGTACTTCAAACTCTCTTAACGGTGATGCTCTGACATTCACTACTACATTTACTCT GCAAGATGTATCCAAtgactttgaaataaatattgaagTTTACAGCTTG GTGCAAAAGAAAGATCCCTCAGGCCttgataagaagaaaaaaacatccaAGTCCAAG GCTATTACTCCAAAGCGACTCCTCACATCTATAACCACA aaaagcaacATTCATTCTTCAG TCATGGCCAGTCCAGGAGGTCTTAGTGCTGTGCGAACCAGCAACTTCGCCCTTGTTGGATCTTACACATTATCATTGTCTTCAGTAGGAAATACTAAGTTTGTTCTGGACAAG GTCccctttttatcttctttggaaggtcatatttatttaaaaataaaatgtcaagtgAATTCCAGTGTTGAAGAAAGAGGTTTTCTA ACCATATTTGAAGATGTTAGTGGTTTTGGTGCCTGGCATCGAAGATGGTGTGTTCTTTCTGGAAACTGTATATCTTATTGGACTTATCCAGATGATGAGAAACGCAAG
- the ANLN gene encoding anillin isoform 3 (isoform 3 is encoded by transcript variant 3), whose translation MDPFTEKLLERTRARRENLQRKMAERPTAAPRSMTHAKRARQPLSEASNQQPLSGGEEKSCTKPSPSKKRCSDNTEVEVSNLENKQPVESTSAKSCSPSPVSPQVQPQAADTISDSVAVPASLLGMRRGLNSRLEATAASSVKTRMQKLAEQRRRWDNDDMTDDIPESSLFSPMPSEEKAASPPRPLLSNASATPVGRRGRLANLAATICSWEDDVNHSFAKQNSVQEQPGTACLSKFSSASGASARINSSSVKQEATFCSQRDGDASLNKALSSSADDASLVNASISSSVKATSPVKSTTSITDAKSCEGQNPELLPKTPISPLKTGVSKPIVKSTLSQTVPSKGELSREICLQSQSKDKSTTPGGTGIKPFLERFGERCQEHSKESPARSTPHRTPIITPNTKAIQERLFKQDTSSSTTHLAQQLKQERQKELACLRGRFDKGNIWSAEKGGNSKSKQLETKQETHCQSTPLKKHQGVSKTQSLPVTEKVTENQIPAKNSSTEPKVIREIEMSVDDDDINSSKVINDLFSDVLEEGELDMEKSQEEMDQALAESSEEQEDALNISSMSLLAPLAQTVGVVSPESLVSTPRLELKDTSRSDESPKPGKFQRTRVPRAESGDSLGSEDRDLLYSIDAYRSQRFKETERPSIKQVIVRKEDVTSKLDEKNNAFPCQVNIKQKMQELNNEINMQQTVIYQASQALNCCVDEEHGKGSLEEAEAERLLLIATGKRTLLIDELNKLKNEGPQRKNKASPQSEFMPSKGSVTLSEIRLPLKADFVCSTVQKPDAANYYYLIILKAGAENMVATPLASTSNSLNGDALTFTTTFTLQDVSNDFEINIEVYSLVQKKDPSGLDKKKKTSKSKAITPKRLLTSITTKSNIHSSVMASPGGLSAVRTSNFALVGSYTLSLSSVGNTKFVLDKVPFLSSLEGHIYLKIKCQVNSSVEERGFLTIFEDVSGFGAWHRRWCVLSGNCISYWTYPDDEKRKNPIGRINLANCTSRQIEPANREFCARRNTFELITVRPQREDDRETLVSQCRDTLCVTKNWLSADTKEERDLWMQKLNQVLVDIRLWQPDACYKPIGKP comes from the exons aaaCTGCTGGAGCGAACCCGTGCCAGGCGAGAGAATCTTCAGAGAAAAATGGCTGAGAGGCCCACAGCAGCTCCAAGGTCTATGACTCATGCTAAGCGAGCTAGACAGCCACTTTCAGAAGCAAGTAACCAGCAGCCCCTCTCTGGTGGTGAAG AGAAATCTTGTACAAAACCATCGCCATCAAAAAAACGCTGTTCTGACAACACTGAAGTAGAAGTTTCTAACTTGGAAAATAAACAACCAGTTGAGTCGACATCTGCAAAATCTTGTTCTCCAAGTCCTGTGTCTCCTCAGGTGCAGCCACAAGCAGCAGATACCATCAGTGATTCTGTTGCTGTCCCGGCATCACTGCTGGGCATGAGGAGAGGGCTGAACTCAAGATTGGAAGCAACTGCAGCCTCCTCAGTTAAAACACGTATGCAAAAACTTGCAGAGCAACGGCGCCGTTGGGATAATGATGATATGACAG atgACATTCCTGAAAGCTCACTCTTCTCACCAATGCCATCAGAGGAAAAGGCTGCTTCCCCTCCCAGACCTCTGCTTTCAAATGCCTCGGCAACTCCAGTTGGCAGAAGGGGCCGTCTGGCCAATCTTGCTGCAACTATTTGCTCCTGGGAAGATGATGTAAATCACtcatttgcaaaacaaaacagtgtaCAAGAACAGCCTGGTACCGCTTGTTTATCCAAATTTTCCTCTGCAAGTGGAGCATCTGCTAGGATCAATAGCAGCAGTGTTAAGCAGGAAGCTACATTCTGTTCCCAAAGGGATGGCGATGCCTCTTTGAATAAAGCCCTATCCTCAAGTGCTGATGATGCGTCTTTGGTTAATGCCTCAATTTCCAGCTCTGTG AAAGCTACTTCTCCAGTGAAATCTACTACATCTATCACTGATGCTAAAAGTTGTGAGGGACAAAATCCTGAGCTACTTCCAAAAACTCCTATTAGTCCTCTGAAAACGGGGGTATCGAAACCAATTGTGAAGTCAACTTTATCCCAGACAGTTCCATCCAAGGGAGAATTAAGTAGAGAAATTTGTCTGCAATCTCAATCTAAAGACAAATCTACGACACCAG GAGGAACAGGAATTAAGCCTTTCCTGGAACGCTTTGGAGAGCGTTGTCAAGAACATAGCAAAGAAAGTCCAGCTCGTAGCACACCCCACAGAACCCCCATTATTACTCCAAATACAAAGGCCATCCAAGAAAGATTATTCAAGCAAGACACATCTTCATCTACTACCCATTTAGCACAACAGCTCAAGCAG GAACGTCAAAAAGAACTAGCATGTCTTCGTGGCCGATTTGACAAGGGCAATATATGGAGTGCAGAAAAAGGCGGaaactcaaaaagcaaacaactagAAACCAAACAG GAAACTCACTGTCAGAGCACTCCCCTCAAAAAACACCAAGGTGTTTCAAAAACTCAGTCACTTCCAGTAACAGAAAAGGTGACCGAAAACCAGATACCAGCCAAAAATTCTAGTACAGAACCTAAAG tgATACGTGAAATTGAGATGAGTGTGGATGATGATGATATCAATAGTTCGAAAGTAATTAATGACCTCTTCAGTGATGTCCTAGAGGAAGGTGAACTAGATATGGAGAAGAGCCAAGAGGAGATGGATCAAGCATTAGCAGAAAGCAGCGAAGAACAGGAAGATGCACTGAATATCTCCTCAATGTCTTTACTTGCACCATTGGCACAAACAGTTGGTGTGGTAAGTCCAGAG AGTTTAGTGTCCACACCTAGACTGGAATTGAAAGACACCAGCAGAAGTGATGAAAGTCCAAAACCAGGAAAATTCCAAAGAACTCGTGTCCCTCGAGCTGAATCTGGTGATAGCCTTGGTTCTGAAGATCGTGATCTTCTTTACAG CATTGATGCATATAGATCTCAAAGATTCAAAGAAACAGAACGTCCATCAATAAAGCAGGTGATTGTTCGGAAGGAAGATGTTACTTCAAAACtggatgaaaaaaataatgccTTTCCTTGTCAAGTTAATATCAAACAGAAAATGCAG GAACTCAATAACGAAATAAATATGCAACAGACAGTGATCTATCAAGCTAGCCAGGCTCTTAACTGCTGTGTTGATGAAGAACATGGAAAAGGGTCCCTAGAAGAAGCTGAAGCAGAAAGACTTCTTCTAATTGCAA CTGGGAAGAGAACACTTTTGATTGATGAATTGAATAAATTGAAGAACGAAGGACCTCAGAGGAAGAATAAGGCTAGTCCCCAAAGTGAATTTATGCCATCCAAAGGATCAGTTACTTTGTCAGAAATCCGCTTGCCTCTAAAAGCAGATTTTGTCTGCAGTACGGTTCAgaaaccag ATGCAGCAAATTACTATTACTTAATTATACTAAAAGCAGGAGCTGAAAATATGGTAGCCACACCATTAGCAAGTACTTCAAACTCTCTTAACGGTGATGCTCTGACATTCACTACTACATTTACTCT GCAAGATGTATCCAAtgactttgaaataaatattgaagTTTACAGCTTG GTGCAAAAGAAAGATCCCTCAGGCCttgataagaagaaaaaaacatccaAGTCCAAG GCTATTACTCCAAAGCGACTCCTCACATCTATAACCACA aaaagcaacATTCATTCTTCAG TCATGGCCAGTCCAGGAGGTCTTAGTGCTGTGCGAACCAGCAACTTCGCCCTTGTTGGATCTTACACATTATCATTGTCTTCAGTAGGAAATACTAAGTTTGTTCTGGACAAG GTCccctttttatcttctttggaaggtcatatttatttaaaaataaaatgtcaagtgAATTCCAGTGTTGAAGAAAGAGGTTTTCTA ACCATATTTGAAGATGTTAGTGGTTTTGGTGCCTGGCATCGAAGATGGTGTGTTCTTTCTGGAAACTGTATATCTTATTGGACTTATCCAGATGATGAGAAACGCAAG
- the ANLN gene encoding anillin isoform 2 (isoform 2 is encoded by transcript variant 2), producing the protein MDPFTEKLLERTRARRENLQRKMAERPTAAPRSMTHAKRARQPLSEASNQQPLSGGEEKSCTKPSPSKKRCSDNTEVEVSNLENKQPVESTSAKSCSPSPVSPQVQPQAADTISDSVAVPASLLGMRRGLNSRLEATAASSVKTRMQKLAEQRRRWDNDDMTDDIPESSLFSPMPSEEKAASPPRPLLSNASATPVGRRGRLANLAATICSWEDDVNHSFAKQNSVQEQPGTACLSKFSSASGASARINSSSVKQEATFCSQRDGDASLNKALSSSADDASLVNASISSSVKATSPVKSTTSITDAKSCEGQNPELLPKTPISPLKTGVSKPIVKSTLSQTVPSKGELSREICLQSQSKDKSTTPGGTGIKPFLERFGERCQEHSKESPARSTPHRTPIITPNTKAIQERLFKQDTSSSTTHLAQQLKQERQKELACLRGRFDKGNIWSAEKGGNSKSKQLETKQETHCQSTPLKKHQGVSKTQSLPVTEKVTENQIPAKNSSTEPKEVIREIEMSVDDDDINSSKVINDLFSDVLEEGELDMEKSQEEMDQALAESSEEQEDALNISSMSLLAPLAQTVGVVSPESLVSTPRLELKDTSRSDESPKPGKFQRTRVPRAESGDSLGSEDRDLLYSIDAYRSQRFKETERPSIKQVIVRKEDVTSKLDEKNNAFPCQVNIKQKMQELNNEINMQQTVIYQASQALNCCVDEEHGKGSLEEAEAERLLLIATGKRTLLIDELNKLKNEGPQRKNKASPQSEFMPSKGSVTLSEIRLPLKADFVCSTVQKPDAANYYYLIILKAGAENMVATPLASTSNSLNGDALTFTTTFTLQDVSNDFEINIEVYSLVQKKDPSGLDKKKKTSKSKAITPKRLLTSITTKSNIHSSVMASPGGLSAVRTSNFALVGSYTLSLSSVGNTKFVLDKVPFLSSLEGHIYLKIKCQVNSSVEERGFLTIFEDVSGFGAWHRRWCVLSGNCISYWTYPDDEKRKNPIGRINLANCTSRQIEPANREFCARRNTFELITVRPQREDDRETLVSQCRDTLCVTKNWLSADTKEERDLWMQKLNQVLVDIRLWQPDACYKPIGKP; encoded by the exons aaaCTGCTGGAGCGAACCCGTGCCAGGCGAGAGAATCTTCAGAGAAAAATGGCTGAGAGGCCCACAGCAGCTCCAAGGTCTATGACTCATGCTAAGCGAGCTAGACAGCCACTTTCAGAAGCAAGTAACCAGCAGCCCCTCTCTGGTGGTGAAG AGAAATCTTGTACAAAACCATCGCCATCAAAAAAACGCTGTTCTGACAACACTGAAGTAGAAGTTTCTAACTTGGAAAATAAACAACCAGTTGAGTCGACATCTGCAAAATCTTGTTCTCCAAGTCCTGTGTCTCCTCAGGTGCAGCCACAAGCAGCAGATACCATCAGTGATTCTGTTGCTGTCCCGGCATCACTGCTGGGCATGAGGAGAGGGCTGAACTCAAGATTGGAAGCAACTGCAGCCTCCTCAGTTAAAACACGTATGCAAAAACTTGCAGAGCAACGGCGCCGTTGGGATAATGATGATATGACAG atgACATTCCTGAAAGCTCACTCTTCTCACCAATGCCATCAGAGGAAAAGGCTGCTTCCCCTCCCAGACCTCTGCTTTCAAATGCCTCGGCAACTCCAGTTGGCAGAAGGGGCCGTCTGGCCAATCTTGCTGCAACTATTTGCTCCTGGGAAGATGATGTAAATCACtcatttgcaaaacaaaacagtgtaCAAGAACAGCCTGGTACCGCTTGTTTATCCAAATTTTCCTCTGCAAGTGGAGCATCTGCTAGGATCAATAGCAGCAGTGTTAAGCAGGAAGCTACATTCTGTTCCCAAAGGGATGGCGATGCCTCTTTGAATAAAGCCCTATCCTCAAGTGCTGATGATGCGTCTTTGGTTAATGCCTCAATTTCCAGCTCTGTG AAAGCTACTTCTCCAGTGAAATCTACTACATCTATCACTGATGCTAAAAGTTGTGAGGGACAAAATCCTGAGCTACTTCCAAAAACTCCTATTAGTCCTCTGAAAACGGGGGTATCGAAACCAATTGTGAAGTCAACTTTATCCCAGACAGTTCCATCCAAGGGAGAATTAAGTAGAGAAATTTGTCTGCAATCTCAATCTAAAGACAAATCTACGACACCAG GAGGAACAGGAATTAAGCCTTTCCTGGAACGCTTTGGAGAGCGTTGTCAAGAACATAGCAAAGAAAGTCCAGCTCGTAGCACACCCCACAGAACCCCCATTATTACTCCAAATACAAAGGCCATCCAAGAAAGATTATTCAAGCAAGACACATCTTCATCTACTACCCATTTAGCACAACAGCTCAAGCAG GAACGTCAAAAAGAACTAGCATGTCTTCGTGGCCGATTTGACAAGGGCAATATATGGAGTGCAGAAAAAGGCGGaaactcaaaaagcaaacaactagAAACCAAACAG GAAACTCACTGTCAGAGCACTCCCCTCAAAAAACACCAAGGTGTTTCAAAAACTCAGTCACTTCCAGTAACAGAAAAGGTGACCGAAAACCAGATACCAGCCAAAAATTCTAGTACAGAACCTAAAG aagtgATACGTGAAATTGAGATGAGTGTGGATGATGATGATATCAATAGTTCGAAAGTAATTAATGACCTCTTCAGTGATGTCCTAGAGGAAGGTGAACTAGATATGGAGAAGAGCCAAGAGGAGATGGATCAAGCATTAGCAGAAAGCAGCGAAGAACAGGAAGATGCACTGAATATCTCCTCAATGTCTTTACTTGCACCATTGGCACAAACAGTTGGTGTGGTAAGTCCAGAG AGTTTAGTGTCCACACCTAGACTGGAATTGAAAGACACCAGCAGAAGTGATGAAAGTCCAAAACCAGGAAAATTCCAAAGAACTCGTGTCCCTCGAGCTGAATCTGGTGATAGCCTTGGTTCTGAAGATCGTGATCTTCTTTACAG CATTGATGCATATAGATCTCAAAGATTCAAAGAAACAGAACGTCCATCAATAAAGCAGGTGATTGTTCGGAAGGAAGATGTTACTTCAAAACtggatgaaaaaaataatgccTTTCCTTGTCAAGTTAATATCAAACAGAAAATGCAG GAACTCAATAACGAAATAAATATGCAACAGACAGTGATCTATCAAGCTAGCCAGGCTCTTAACTGCTGTGTTGATGAAGAACATGGAAAAGGGTCCCTAGAAGAAGCTGAAGCAGAAAGACTTCTTCTAATTGCAA CTGGGAAGAGAACACTTTTGATTGATGAATTGAATAAATTGAAGAACGAAGGACCTCAGAGGAAGAATAAGGCTAGTCCCCAAAGTGAATTTATGCCATCCAAAGGATCAGTTACTTTGTCAGAAATCCGCTTGCCTCTAAAAGCAGATTTTGTCTGCAGTACGGTTCAgaaaccag ATGCAGCAAATTACTATTACTTAATTATACTAAAAGCAGGAGCTGAAAATATGGTAGCCACACCATTAGCAAGTACTTCAAACTCTCTTAACGGTGATGCTCTGACATTCACTACTACATTTACTCT GCAAGATGTATCCAAtgactttgaaataaatattgaagTTTACAGCTTG GTGCAAAAGAAAGATCCCTCAGGCCttgataagaagaaaaaaacatccaAGTCCAAG GCTATTACTCCAAAGCGACTCCTCACATCTATAACCACA aaaagcaacATTCATTCTTCAG TCATGGCCAGTCCAGGAGGTCTTAGTGCTGTGCGAACCAGCAACTTCGCCCTTGTTGGATCTTACACATTATCATTGTCTTCAGTAGGAAATACTAAGTTTGTTCTGGACAAG GTCccctttttatcttctttggaaggtcatatttatttaaaaataaaatgtcaagtgAATTCCAGTGTTGAAGAAAGAGGTTTTCTA ACCATATTTGAAGATGTTAGTGGTTTTGGTGCCTGGCATCGAAGATGGTGTGTTCTTTCTGGAAACTGTATATCTTATTGGACTTATCCAGATGATGAGAAACGCAAG